The following are from one region of the Capsicum annuum cultivar UCD-10X-F1 chromosome 1, UCD10Xv1.1, whole genome shotgun sequence genome:
- the LOC107878015 gene encoding F-box/kelch-repeat protein At1g55270: MEQTIERSSNADRVFRIQAPLVDSVSCYCNVDSGLKTVAGARKFVPGSKLCIQSDIKSHAHKTKNSRRERSRLQPPLLPGLPDDLAIACLVRVPRVEHSKLRIVCKRWYRLLAGNFFYSLRKSLGLAEEWVYVVKRDRDGRISWHAFDPIYQLWQPLPPVPGEYSETLGFGCAVLSGCHLYLFGGKDPIKGSMRRVIFYNARTNKWHRAPDMLRRRHFVGSCVINNCLYVAGGECEGIQRTLRSAEVYDPNRKRWSFIADMSTAMVPFIGVAYDGKWFVKGLGSRREVLNEAYNPDINAWSPVNNRMVAGWRNPSISMNGRLYALDCRDGCKLRVYDESTHSWIRFIDSKLHLGSSRALEAAALVPLNGKLCIIRNNMSISIIDVSNPDKPVETNPHLWENITGKGHFRTMFTNLWSSIAGRAGLKSHIVHCQVLQV; this comes from the exons ATGGAGCAAACAATTGAAAGGTCTTCAAATGCAGATAGGGTTTTTCGAATTCAAGCTCCACTG GTTGATTCTGTATCATGCTATTGCAATGTTGATTCGGGCTTAAAAACAGTTGCCGGGGCAAGAAAATTTGTCCCAGGATCAAAACTTTGTATCCAGTCAGACATCAAGTCCCATGCTCATAAGACTAAAAACTCTCGCAGGGAGAGGTCAAGATTGCAGCCACCTCTTCTGCCTGGCCTACCTGATGATCTTGCAATTGCTTGTCTAGTACGTGTTCCCCGTGTTGAACATAGCAAGCTTCGTATAGTTTGCAAAAGATGGTATAGGCTTCTTGCTGGTAACTTCTTTTACTCTCTCAGGAAGAGTCTTGGACTGGCTGAAGAGTGGGTATATGTGGTTAAAAGAGATCGTGATGGACGGATTTCATGGCATGCATTTGACCCAATTTACCAACTTTGGCAGCCACTTCCACCTGTTCCAGGGGAATATAGTGAAACCCTTGGATTTGGTTGTGCTGTTCTTAGTGGTTGCCATCTTTATTTGTTTGGAGGAAAAGATCCAATCAAGGGGTCTATGCGGCGGGTAATCTTTTACAATGCTCGAACAAATAAATGGCACAGGGCGCCAGACATGCTCCGCAGACGCCATTTCGTTGGCTCTTGTGTAATTAATAATTGTCTTTATGTTGCTGGTGGAGAATGTGAAGGTATACAGAGGACTCTTCGTTCAGCTGAAGTTTATGACCCGAACCGGAAGCGCTGGAGTTTTATAGCTGATATGAGTACAGCTATGGTGCCTTTCATTGGGGTAGCGTATGATGGAAAATGGTTTGTAAAAGGTTTGGGATCCCGCAGAGAAGTTCTCAATGAAGCTTATAACCCTGATATAAATGCATGGAGCCCAGTCAACAACAGGATGGTTGCTGGTTGGCGCAACCCAAGCATCTCCATGAATGGTCGTCTATATGCTTTGGACTGTCGCGATGGGTGTAAACTTAGAGTATATGATGAATCTACACATTCATGGATCAGATTTATTGATAGCAAGCTCCACCTTGGAAGCTCTCGTGCGTTGGAGGCTGCTGCTCTGGTTCCCCTAAATGGTAAACTTTGTATAATTCGTAACAACATGAGCATCAGCATCATTGATGTGTCGAATCCTGATAAGCCTGTGGAAACCAACCCACATCTTTGGGAGAACATTACTGGTAAAGGTCACTTCAGAACTATGTTCACAAATTTATGGTCAAGTATTGCCGGACGAGCAGGTTTGAAGAGTCACATTGTGCACTGTCAGGTGTTACAAGTTTGA